The Deferribacterota bacterium genome has a segment encoding these proteins:
- a CDS encoding TRAP transporter fused permease subunit, giving the protein MNIDIISAKKELPIIGKYIIYTVAVLSSLFHLWVNTIGVIPEIERNAIHYIFMLSLVFLMYPAFGKNRFILFDYLCLLLVVAVGFYLLIFDEALHARNEVMVVSDVIFATAAVLILFEATRRAVGLTIPILSLIFISYALFLGDYFEGIWNFPGVTYTRLMYRMYFAPDGIFGSIATISSTFVILFVIFASFLLYSGAGSFIINLAMALMGKRVGGPAKIAVFASGIMGSISGSAVANTSATGSITIPLMKRVGFKAEFAAAVEAAASTGGQILPPIMGAGAFIMSQWTGISYVNIILVAFMPAILYYITIIFYVHLRAKKKSFAVLKDEEIPNIKDVLKDGWSFIIPIIILIGLLIYGYTPTFSAAVGIIAVVVCSYFNKNSRMGLHSILDALALGSLNMVTTGTILLCAGIVVEVIILTGLGLKFSMLISMLAGHSLIITLLLVALAATILGMGLPVTASYIVLAVLTAPSILALMNAGYLAAHFNISLQDALNPQVAQGLMHFIPENIKKSSLLAAHMAIFWFSQTSNVTPPICLASYAAAGIAKADPIKTGFISLALAKGLYIIPFLFIYTPILFTGPLFDSIETIILATIGLFSLAVLFEGYYITTLNTVYRLFFGLSGLLMLLPSFYYHIAGLCLFIIMTFILFSKKKATSHKF; this is encoded by the coding sequence ATGAATATTGATATAATATCTGCCAAGAAAGAGCTTCCTATAATTGGCAAGTATATTATATATACTGTGGCCGTTCTCTCCTCCCTTTTTCATTTATGGGTTAACACAATTGGTGTAATACCAGAGATTGAAAGAAATGCAATCCACTATATTTTTATGTTAAGCCTTGTTTTCTTAATGTATCCAGCATTTGGGAAGAATAGATTTATTCTATTTGATTATCTTTGTTTGTTGTTAGTTGTTGCTGTTGGCTTCTATTTATTGATATTCGATGAGGCCTTGCACGCTAGAAACGAAGTTATGGTAGTATCAGATGTTATATTTGCTACGGCTGCTGTATTAATACTTTTTGAGGCAACAAGGAGAGCAGTAGGCTTAACAATACCCATTCTCTCATTAATATTTATTAGTTATGCACTCTTTCTTGGTGATTATTTTGAAGGGATCTGGAATTTTCCAGGGGTTACCTATACTAGATTAATGTATAGGATGTATTTTGCTCCTGATGGGATATTTGGCTCAATTGCAACAATTTCATCAACCTTTGTTATATTGTTTGTTATTTTTGCATCCTTTTTGTTATACTCTGGTGCGGGGTCATTTATAATAAATTTAGCAATGGCTTTGATGGGGAAAAGAGTTGGAGGGCCAGCTAAAATTGCAGTATTTGCAAGTGGCATTATGGGTTCTATCTCAGGTAGTGCAGTGGCAAACACATCTGCTACTGGTTCAATAACTATTCCACTAATGAAACGAGTTGGTTTTAAAGCTGAATTTGCGGCTGCAGTTGAGGCAGCTGCTTCTACAGGCGGTCAAATACTCCCACCTATTATGGGAGCTGGGGCTTTTATTATGAGTCAATGGACAGGTATTTCCTATGTAAATATAATATTAGTCGCTTTTATGCCGGCTATATTATACTACATAACAATTATCTTTTATGTTCATTTACGAGCCAAAAAGAAAAGTTTTGCTGTGTTGAAGGATGAAGAAATTCCAAATATTAAGGATGTGTTAAAAGATGGCTGGAGTTTTATTATACCAATAATTATTTTAATAGGTTTATTAATCTATGGTTATACCCCAACTTTTTCAGCAGCTGTTGGTATTATAGCTGTAGTTGTTTGTAGCTATTTTAACAAAAATAGTAGAATGGGTTTACACTCTATACTTGATGCACTGGCACTGGGTTCGTTGAATATGGTTACAACAGGTACAATTTTGCTTTGTGCCGGTATCGTTGTTGAGGTTATAATATTAACGGGGCTCGGATTAAAATTTTCTATGCTTATTAGCATGTTAGCAGGGCATTCTCTAATAATTACCCTTTTATTGGTTGCTCTTGCTGCAACAATTTTGGGGATGGGTTTACCAGTTACAGCATCATATATAGTACTTGCGGTGTTAACAGCACCCTCTATTTTAGCATTAATGAATGCAGGCTATCTTGCAGCACATTTTAATATATCATTGCAAGATGCTTTAAATCCGCAGGTTGCTCAAGGATTAATGCATTTTATACCAGAGAATATAAAAAAATCTTCATTACTTGCAGCACATATGGCTATATTTTGGTTTTCACAAACTTCTAATGTAACACCACCAATATGTCTTGCTTCTTATGCAGCAGCTGGAATAGCAAAAGCAGACCCAATAAAAACGGGTTTTATATCATTAGCATTAGCTAAAGGACTATACATTATACCCTTTTTATTTATTTATACCCCGATTCTTTTTACAGGCCCATTATTTGATTCAATTGAAACAATTATATTAGCTACGATAGGGTTATTTTCTTTGGCAGTTTTATTTGAAGGGTATTATATAACTACATTAAATACTGTATATAGACTTTTCTTTGGGTTGTCTGGCCTCTTAATGTTGCTACCATCGTTTTATTATCATATTGCTGGACTTTGCTTATTTATTATTATGACATTTATATTATTTTCTAAAAAAAAGGCTACTTCGCATAAATTTTAA
- a CDS encoding 1,4-alpha-glucan branching protein domain-containing protein, giving the protein MKGYWVLVLHSHLPFVKHPEYSFFLEEKWLFEAIDECYIPLLMLLKRLEEEHIYSRFTVSLSPTLCEMLVDTTLLYKYEVHLEKQIELANKEVERTKKDAIFNEIALFYLNRYKNIKSFFYEFLNKNVLKGFKYFKDIGKIEIITCAATHGLLPLLQVNTAAIKAQIHMAVTNYNKHFEESPKGIWLPECAYYVGLEEILAEFGIRYFFLDAHGVLYSEPRPKYGVFAPVYTEKGVATFARDIISSKQVWSAEEGYPGDFNYRDFYRDIGFDLDFNYIKDYINPDGVRVFTGFKYYKITGKTDYKEPYDYKIALEKTAEHAGHFVNERYRQLSELSKLMDRKPVIVSPYDSELFGHWWFEGHEFLYNIFKNLNDSGEIKAITPLDYLKEYPANQVVSLNPSSWGDKGYYEVWLNGANDWIYRHLHYMADKMVYYAKYYINTVNPFRIRLLNQMARELLLAQSSDWAFLITTKTADNYATKRTKEHIFNFLRLEELLNKNYKDEHFLTYLENKNSIFQDISFKIYAK; this is encoded by the coding sequence ATGAAAGGTTATTGGGTATTAGTACTGCATTCACACTTACCCTTTGTTAAACACCCAGAATATAGCTTCTTTTTGGAAGAGAAATGGCTATTTGAAGCAATAGATGAATGCTATATTCCACTACTTATGTTATTAAAGAGATTGGAGGAAGAACACATCTATAGCAGGTTTACTGTATCCCTCTCACCTACACTATGTGAAATGTTGGTAGATACAACATTGCTATACAAATATGAAGTCCATTTAGAAAAACAGATTGAACTAGCAAACAAAGAAGTAGAGCGAACAAAAAAGGATGCAATATTTAATGAGATTGCCCTGTTCTATCTTAATAGATATAAGAATATAAAAAGTTTTTTTTATGAATTTTTAAATAAAAATGTATTGAAAGGATTTAAATATTTTAAAGATATTGGAAAAATAGAAATAATCACATGCGCAGCAACCCACGGCCTTTTACCATTATTACAGGTTAATACAGCTGCTATAAAAGCACAGATCCATATGGCTGTAACTAACTACAATAAGCATTTTGAAGAATCCCCTAAGGGAATCTGGCTGCCTGAATGTGCTTATTATGTTGGACTAGAGGAAATATTAGCTGAGTTTGGCATTAGATATTTTTTCTTAGATGCACATGGTGTATTATATTCTGAACCACGACCAAAATATGGTGTATTTGCCCCTGTTTATACAGAAAAAGGAGTAGCCACTTTTGCTAGAGATATTATTTCATCTAAACAGGTTTGGTCTGCTGAAGAGGGTTATCCAGGCGATTTTAATTATCGTGATTTTTACAGGGATATAGGCTTTGATCTTGATTTTAATTATATTAAAGATTACATAAACCCTGATGGAGTTCGCGTTTTTACTGGTTTTAAATATTATAAGATTACTGGCAAAACTGACTATAAAGAACCTTATGATTATAAAATTGCACTAGAAAAAACAGCCGAACACGCAGGCCATTTTGTAAATGAAAGATATAGACAATTAAGTGAACTATCAAAATTAATGGATAGAAAACCCGTTATTGTATCCCCTTATGACTCTGAACTTTTTGGCCATTGGTGGTTTGAGGGACATGAATTTCTATATAATATATTTAAAAATCTTAATGACTCAGGAGAGATAAAAGCTATAACACCACTAGATTATTTAAAGGAATATCCAGCAAATCAAGTTGTTTCATTAAACCCTTCATCATGGGGAGATAAAGGCTATTATGAAGTATGGTTAAATGGGGCAAACGATTGGATTTATAGGCATCTTCACTATATGGCAGATAAAATGGTATATTATGCAAAATATTATATAAATACAGTAAACCCTTTTAGAATCAGGCTACTTAATCAAATGGCAAGAGAGTTGTTACTTGCACAAAGTAGTGACTGGGCATTTCTAATAACAACTAAAACTGCAGATAACTATGCTACTAAAAGGACAAAAGAACACATATTTAATTTTTTAAGATTAGAAGAACTATTAAATAAAAATTATAAAGATGAACACTTTTTAACATACCTTGAAAACAAAAATAGTATATTCCAAGATATTAGTTTTAAAATTTATGCGAAGTAG
- a CDS encoding DUF4912 domain-containing protein, whose product MKYEDYSYKDLYKIAKEKNIKNRSNMSKKMLIEALYALERKKDTAINVENTKIQPSSKTLTKKDKDEDRKVMPQKDDYQIPESYNVDTLVLLPVDPAIQYCYWQISTDTREQYKDYLSKSLYRYKLKLFIKDSEGTKELQEIETGDYGNYYFHHYIPGKLAWAEIGFTSDEEVFIPIITSKRIVVPRAGISDKTDETFLSIDENYMEILKLSGIDSNIHPSSIAFHRELLKQLSKHIKSSGDLYR is encoded by the coding sequence ATGAAATATGAAGATTATAGCTATAAAGATCTTTACAAGATAGCAAAGGAAAAAAATATAAAAAATAGATCAAATATGTCAAAAAAAATGCTTATTGAAGCTCTTTATGCATTAGAACGTAAAAAGGATACTGCCATAAATGTTGAAAATACAAAAATACAGCCTTCCTCAAAAACGTTAACTAAAAAAGATAAAGACGAAGATAGAAAGGTTATGCCACAAAAGGATGATTATCAAATTCCTGAAAGTTATAATGTTGATACATTGGTACTGCTCCCAGTAGATCCTGCTATTCAATATTGTTATTGGCAAATCTCAACTGATACAAGAGAACAATATAAAGACTATCTAAGTAAGTCTTTATATAGGTATAAATTAAAATTATTTATAAAAGATAGTGAGGGAACAAAAGAGTTGCAAGAAATTGAAACAGGGGATTATGGTAATTATTATTTTCATCACTATATACCAGGCAAGCTTGCATGGGCTGAAATTGGTTTTACTAGTGATGAAGAGGTTTTTATCCCTATAATAACCTCTAAAAGGATAGTGGTCCCAAGGGCTGGTATATCTGATAAAACTGATGAAACTTTTTTGTCAATAGATGAGAATTACATGGAAATATTAAAACTCTCAGGTATTGACTCAAATATACATCCAAGTAGCATCGCTTTCCACAGAGAGCTATTAAAGCAGTTATCAAAACATATTAAAAGCTCTGGAGATCTTTACAGGTAA